One region of Exiguobacterium acetylicum genomic DNA includes:
- a CDS encoding DUF58 domain-containing protein: protein MTKWQIGWRYAVLLLTTVALWTYARVDGGNVASLLFYVMAGLTVYWTLFLVWPVTQALATREVSNKMLVAGTDIPVSLRVRRRFPFLVGAVEVTEAIPNELSEEKLDISRPLRAHYRKTEQIDYTIPSIRRGVYQIPGCIVEITDPFGLFKRKRMFPVETYLAIEPARLAVQLPHEEDRGDGGISPVSLDLRQSSFTVVGVREYVSGDRMNQIDWKATAKRQGLMTKTFEREQERETTIVFDEGTEAGEAFERVISMLAEATDQLNKRRLSYRIHLVGHAVQSLSLPLEGAKLTHYLMTAQPSRTRTFIESWEYSSKALRLSGNVLFITPDLESNNELWISKINQEATVHVYTPERRGVR from the coding sequence ATGACGAAGTGGCAAATTGGTTGGCGTTACGCTGTACTCCTTTTGACGACGGTTGCCTTATGGACATATGCGCGCGTCGATGGCGGAAATGTCGCTTCCTTGCTGTTTTATGTCATGGCGGGTTTGACCGTCTACTGGACGCTCTTCCTCGTTTGGCCCGTCACGCAGGCACTGGCGACGCGCGAAGTCTCGAATAAGATGCTCGTTGCCGGAACGGATATCCCGGTTTCCTTACGGGTTCGCCGACGTTTTCCGTTTCTGGTCGGAGCCGTCGAGGTGACGGAGGCGATTCCAAACGAACTCAGCGAAGAAAAACTCGATATCAGCCGTCCGCTCCGTGCCCACTACCGGAAGACAGAGCAAATCGACTACACGATTCCATCGATTCGTCGAGGAGTCTACCAGATCCCTGGCTGTATCGTTGAAATTACGGATCCATTCGGTCTGTTCAAGCGGAAACGGATGTTTCCGGTCGAGACGTATCTTGCAATCGAACCGGCACGTCTTGCCGTTCAACTTCCGCATGAGGAGGATCGTGGCGATGGGGGAATCTCCCCTGTGTCGCTTGATCTTCGTCAATCGTCCTTTACTGTCGTCGGGGTCCGGGAATACGTCAGTGGTGACCGGATGAATCAGATCGACTGGAAAGCGACAGCGAAACGTCAAGGCTTAATGACGAAGACGTTCGAGCGAGAGCAAGAACGAGAGACGACGATCGTCTTTGATGAGGGGACGGAAGCGGGTGAAGCCTTCGAACGCGTCATCTCGATGCTGGCAGAAGCGACGGATCAGTTGAACAAACGACGGCTGAGCTACCGGATTCACCTCGTCGGACATGCCGTTCAATCGTTATCGTTACCGCTTGAAGGAGCGAAACTGACGCATTACCTGATGACGGCGCAGCCGAGTCGGACGCGGACGTTCATCGAGTCATGGGAGTACTCGTCTAAGGCGCTTCGATTAAGCGGGAACGTCCTTTTCATTACACCGGATCTTGAATCGAACAATGAACTATGGATTTCGAAGATTAATCAAGAAGCCACCGTTCATGTCTACACACCAGAACGGAGGGGAGTGCGATGA
- the mtnK gene encoding S-methyl-5-thioribose kinase: MTYKAFTEQDAIDRVRTLGLIGDGAVEAEEIGDGNLNLVFRIREGEHRLILKQALPYAKVVGESWPLSLERAWIEQSALREFARHAVPFVPRVFHASHEEAYTVMEDLSHLTIVRSGLLAGEQYPLLAEHIGSYLARTLFHTSDFALGPVEKKRVARTYYNPDLCDITEKLIFTDPFHDAETNEIETGLEEEVARLWADDELKREVAKLEALFITKGDALLHGDLHTGSIFASATETKVIDPEFAFYGPFGFDVGQFIAHLFFAAYPDYPTRRDARIKDIDTFWLTFASTFRALWEREAVEPFQASGLVDDVLSTILQDALGFAGCELIRRTIGLAPVADLESIDSTTERLERKRHALRLGTALIKRRTECRTFDDLRNFDVTEELSR; the protein is encoded by the coding sequence GGCGATGGAGCCGTCGAAGCAGAAGAGATTGGCGACGGGAACCTCAACCTCGTCTTTCGGATTCGAGAAGGCGAACATCGCTTGATTTTAAAACAAGCATTACCATATGCGAAGGTCGTCGGGGAGAGCTGGCCGTTATCGCTCGAACGAGCGTGGATCGAGCAATCCGCACTCCGTGAATTCGCACGGCATGCCGTACCGTTCGTGCCACGTGTTTTTCATGCTAGTCATGAAGAGGCGTATACGGTCATGGAAGATCTTTCACATCTGACGATCGTTCGAAGCGGTTTACTCGCAGGTGAACAGTATCCGTTGCTTGCGGAACATATCGGTTCTTATCTCGCTCGGACGTTATTCCATACATCGGACTTTGCGCTTGGTCCGGTTGAAAAGAAACGTGTCGCCCGAACGTACTACAATCCAGACTTGTGCGACATCACGGAAAAATTAATCTTCACGGATCCGTTTCATGACGCGGAGACGAACGAGATTGAAACCGGACTCGAAGAAGAGGTGGCACGTCTATGGGCAGACGATGAGTTGAAACGCGAAGTCGCAAAACTTGAAGCGCTCTTCATCACGAAAGGAGATGCATTGCTGCACGGCGATCTACATACAGGAAGCATCTTCGCCTCGGCGACGGAAACGAAAGTCATCGACCCTGAATTCGCCTTTTATGGTCCATTCGGATTCGATGTCGGGCAGTTCATTGCGCATCTATTCTTCGCGGCATATCCGGATTACCCTACACGACGTGACGCCCGAATCAAGGATATCGATACGTTCTGGCTGACGTTCGCTTCAACGTTCCGTGCATTATGGGAACGGGAAGCCGTCGAACCATTCCAGGCATCAGGACTCGTCGATGATGTACTGAGCACGATCTTGCAGGATGCCCTTGGCTTTGCCGGTTGCGAATTGATTCGGCGGACGATTGGTCTTGCACCGGTCGCTGATTTAGAATCAATCGATTCAACGACGGAACGCTTAGAGCGGAAACGTCACGCGCTCCGTCTAGGAACAGCGTTAATCAAACGCCGTACAGAATGCCGGACATTCGATGATTTACGAAACTTTGACGTAACGGAGGAACTCAGCCGATGA
- a CDS encoding ABC transporter permease: protein MNEVVSKQTNRGKGLRPVLGFLNDWGIVLAILALVLFFATTAPTFLQGTNLINILRSISIVTIIAIGLTVSLTVNGFDLSVGSTATLASSFVVSFFVWYSLPLGVSIGLALLLSLSVALVNILLIVWFKIPDLFATLATMFIVEGVAMTYTGGGSISAGMPRLDGTPTVGTIPEAFAKISQAPWIIVIMLVVVAVTHVFLSHTRHGRFLYIIGGNPEAARLTGIRVNRYRALAYLIAGLLAAVGGILLASQVGSSQINAGSGYLMPAVAAAFIGSSFAGQGKPNALGTLVGACLVGILENGLVMLSVPYYSLNIIKGLVLAVALATTYARYRKK, encoded by the coding sequence ATGAATGAGGTAGTATCAAAACAAACGAACCGAGGGAAGGGTTTACGTCCTGTCCTCGGATTCTTGAACGACTGGGGGATCGTCCTCGCGATCCTTGCCCTCGTCCTGTTTTTTGCGACGACGGCTCCAACATTCCTACAAGGGACGAATTTGATTAATATTTTACGAAGTATCTCCATCGTGACGATTATCGCGATCGGCTTGACCGTCTCTTTGACAGTCAATGGATTTGATTTATCGGTCGGGTCGACCGCGACGCTTGCGAGTTCTTTCGTCGTCTCGTTCTTCGTCTGGTACAGTCTGCCGCTCGGTGTCTCGATTGGTTTAGCACTTCTCTTATCTCTTAGCGTTGCTCTGGTGAACATCTTACTCATCGTCTGGTTTAAGATTCCGGATTTGTTTGCGACGCTTGCGACGATGTTTATCGTCGAAGGTGTCGCGATGACGTATACCGGTGGTGGTTCAATCAGTGCCGGAATGCCGCGCCTGGACGGTACACCAACAGTCGGCACGATTCCGGAGGCATTCGCGAAAATCAGCCAGGCACCTTGGATCATCGTCATCATGCTCGTCGTCGTCGCTGTGACACACGTCTTCTTAAGCCATACGCGACACGGTCGTTTTCTCTATATCATCGGTGGGAATCCGGAAGCCGCACGACTGACAGGAATTCGTGTCAACCGCTACCGGGCACTCGCGTATCTGATTGCTGGGTTACTTGCGGCAGTCGGTGGGATTTTGCTTGCGTCACAAGTCGGATCGTCACAAATCAATGCCGGTTCCGGTTATCTGATGCCAGCGGTCGCAGCCGCATTCATCGGCTCGTCGTTCGCAGGACAAGGGAAGCCGAATGCGCTTGGCACACTCGTTGGGGCTTGTCTCGTCGGGATTCTTGAAAATGGTCTCGTCATGCTGTCTGTTCCATACTATTCGTTGAATATCATCAAAGGGCTGGTCCTTGCGGTCGCACTCGCGACGACCTATGCGCGGTATCGAAAAAAATAA
- a CDS encoding sugar ABC transporter substrate-binding protein: MKKLAYAVLAPALLLAACANGEATTTKVVKDVPKGVQSDVKIAVIRNLASDDHTKQFLDGARSEGEALGFKVSTFISEGNDVKFKELVAQAIQQDYDGLIISHGKEDYAYDMIKPAVDKGLKVVTFDTVTKKKGTALKGVTETFQNDHQLAKLSLDEVTKVTDKKPVRVIKLWFGPGFAPLDRRQEIYKTYEADGKIKTLETVGPTNFQDVQGDIATKMNAILAKYPKGSIDAVWGAWDEVAKGAYKSLKDNKRQEIPLISIDVSNQDINLMREKDSNWVSTSAVDPFLIGQTDMRLLAKKIAGEKTPDSFDLDAKLVEQKALKQDTTMYNLDTIIKGWSTSDKFNEPWMDRLRDVHKKQ, translated from the coding sequence ATGAAAAAACTAGCTTACGCCGTCCTAGCACCGGCACTGTTACTAGCGGCTTGTGCGAATGGAGAAGCGACGACGACGAAGGTCGTCAAGGATGTACCAAAAGGGGTTCAATCGGACGTCAAGATCGCCGTCATCCGCAACCTGGCATCGGACGACCATACGAAACAATTCCTTGATGGCGCACGAAGTGAAGGCGAAGCGCTCGGCTTTAAAGTCAGCACGTTCATCTCAGAAGGCAATGACGTCAAGTTCAAGGAACTGGTCGCACAAGCGATTCAGCAAGATTATGATGGGCTCATCATCTCGCATGGTAAGGAAGACTACGCCTATGACATGATCAAACCGGCGGTCGATAAAGGACTTAAGGTCGTGACGTTTGATACGGTCACGAAGAAAAAAGGAACGGCGTTAAAAGGTGTGACGGAAACGTTCCAAAACGATCATCAACTCGCGAAGCTATCCCTTGATGAAGTGACGAAGGTGACGGACAAAAAGCCGGTCCGTGTCATCAAACTTTGGTTCGGACCAGGTTTTGCCCCGCTCGATCGTCGTCAGGAAATCTACAAGACGTACGAAGCAGACGGTAAGATCAAAACGCTTGAGACGGTTGGACCGACAAACTTCCAAGATGTCCAAGGGGATATCGCAACGAAGATGAATGCGATTCTCGCGAAATATCCGAAAGGAAGCATTGATGCGGTTTGGGGAGCGTGGGACGAAGTCGCAAAAGGGGCTTACAAATCGCTCAAGGATAATAAACGTCAAGAAATCCCGCTGATCTCGATCGATGTCTCGAATCAGGATATCAACCTGATGCGTGAAAAAGACAGTAACTGGGTCTCGACGAGTGCGGTGGATCCATTCTTGATTGGACAAACGGATATGCGATTACTGGCTAAGAAAATCGCTGGCGAGAAGACACCGGACAGCTTTGATCTCGACGCGAAACTCGTGGAGCAGAAGGCGTTGAAGCAGGATACGACGATGTACAATCTCGATACGATCATCAAAGGATGGAGTACATCGGACAAATTCAATGAACCGTGGATGGACCGGTTGCGTGACGTCCATAAAAAACAATGA
- a CDS encoding sugar ABC transporter ATP-binding protein — MTSTNHHLKMTGISLAFPGVQALKQVSFEVKSGEIHALVGANGAGKSTLMKVLSGAETADEGTIRLDGKELSITSPRDAKQIGIDLVQQEVDVALVPYLTVAENICLDLLTDGTMTGFVSQRRYIQRAKEALATLQADISVKTRVEELRLAEKQLVLIARALVQERRFLILDEPTAPLSQAETSHLFSVVRRLAERGLGIIFISHRLQELYEICDSISVMRDGQLISRHLLADITKEAVVEQMLGRQLTSVAKTSRVNATNVLTVESATNADVHEISLTVQAGEVVGIAGLVGAGKTELCKALFGDRPFQEGEVRIGGKAHRLRNPQAAIQAGIGLVPEERRKEGILVADSVAENLTAAAAHDFVNRWGLMDRRKEADQASQWVKELGIKVADVKQEVGQLSGGNQQKVAIGKWLLTDVSVLVLDEPTKGVDVGAKQDIYRLIDGLAQQQKGILYATSEWDELLTVTDRIYVMFDGRIVHETKTADTSEETLLWYATGGGQR; from the coding sequence ATGACGTCTACCAATCATCACTTGAAGATGACCGGGATTTCACTGGCGTTTCCAGGAGTGCAAGCCTTAAAACAAGTCTCGTTTGAAGTGAAATCCGGTGAAATCCACGCGCTTGTCGGTGCGAATGGTGCCGGTAAGTCGACGTTGATGAAAGTCTTATCCGGAGCGGAAACGGCGGACGAAGGAACGATCCGTCTCGACGGGAAGGAGTTGTCCATCACATCACCACGTGATGCGAAACAGATTGGAATCGACCTCGTCCAACAAGAGGTCGATGTGGCGCTTGTCCCGTATTTGACGGTCGCTGAGAATATCTGTCTCGATCTGTTGACGGACGGAACGATGACTGGCTTCGTATCCCAACGCCGTTACATACAGCGTGCCAAGGAAGCGTTAGCGACATTACAGGCGGATATTTCCGTCAAGACACGTGTCGAGGAGTTGCGGCTTGCTGAAAAGCAACTCGTATTGATTGCCCGCGCCCTCGTCCAAGAACGCCGTTTTTTGATTTTAGATGAACCAACGGCACCTCTCAGTCAGGCGGAAACAAGCCATCTCTTTTCAGTCGTGCGTCGTTTAGCCGAACGAGGGCTTGGGATCATCTTCATCTCGCATCGTTTACAGGAACTATATGAGATTTGCGACTCCATCTCGGTCATGCGCGACGGTCAACTCATCTCGCGACATCTTTTGGCAGACATCACGAAGGAAGCTGTCGTTGAGCAGATGCTCGGGCGTCAGCTTACGTCTGTTGCGAAAACGTCACGGGTAAATGCAACGAACGTATTGACGGTCGAGAGTGCTACGAATGCGGACGTCCACGAGATCTCCTTGACGGTTCAAGCAGGTGAAGTCGTTGGTATCGCGGGTCTTGTCGGTGCCGGTAAAACGGAATTATGCAAAGCATTGTTCGGTGATCGTCCGTTTCAGGAAGGGGAGGTTCGGATAGGTGGAAAAGCCCATCGCCTTCGCAATCCACAAGCTGCGATTCAAGCGGGGATCGGTCTCGTTCCAGAAGAACGAAGAAAAGAAGGGATCCTCGTTGCCGATTCTGTCGCAGAAAACCTAACAGCAGCGGCAGCTCATGATTTCGTCAACCGTTGGGGGCTGATGGATCGTCGCAAAGAAGCAGATCAGGCATCGCAATGGGTCAAGGAGCTGGGCATTAAAGTGGCAGACGTGAAACAGGAAGTAGGTCAACTATCCGGTGGGAATCAACAAAAAGTCGCCATCGGAAAATGGTTACTGACCGATGTTTCTGTACTCGTCTTGGACGAACCAACAAAAGGTGTCGACGTCGGAGCCAAACAAGATATCTATCGTCTGATTGACGGACTCGCGCAACAACAAAAAGGGATCCTTTACGCGACGAGTGAATGGGATGAACTTTTGACCGTCACGGACCGAATCTACGTCATGTTCGATGGACGGATCGTCCATGAAACGAAGACGGCGGACACATCAGAAGAAACCTTGTTGTGGTATGCGACAGGAGGAGGGCAACGATGA
- the mtnA gene encoding S-methyl-5-thioribose-1-phosphate isomerase, producing MTTFVQSIRYEDRVLTILDQTRLPQEEHYEVIADLAQAVEAIKQLRVRGAPAISLFGGFVLVQEAYRFEAALPVYKQVLLETSATLLATRPTAVNLRNVLNQLNPIIQDGTSVEEIRERLEKRTVALYDQDAQTSRQIGIHALELFQSGDRILTICNAGSIATAAYGTALAPFYIAKERGIELSVFASETRPLLQGARLTTWELQRAGIDVTLITDNMVAHTLKEKQIDAIIVGADRITRNGDTANKIGTFQLALLAQAFGIPFYVAAPLSTFDFSLVSGDAIEIEERDPQEVTTVQGIATAPEGVAVFNPAFDVTPHTLITGIITELGVITQPNEETIEQLTGLQPLG from the coding sequence ATGACTACATTCGTTCAAAGTATCCGTTACGAAGATCGTGTCTTGACGATTCTCGATCAGACACGTCTACCGCAAGAAGAGCACTATGAAGTCATTGCTGATCTTGCGCAAGCGGTTGAGGCGATTAAACAACTGCGCGTTCGGGGCGCACCTGCGATCAGCTTATTCGGGGGATTCGTACTCGTTCAAGAAGCGTACCGGTTTGAAGCGGCGCTTCCGGTCTACAAGCAAGTCTTGCTTGAGACATCGGCGACGTTACTCGCGACACGACCGACGGCCGTCAACTTGCGAAATGTCCTCAATCAATTGAATCCAATCATTCAAGACGGGACGTCGGTAGAAGAGATCCGCGAACGGTTGGAAAAACGGACGGTCGCCTTATACGACCAGGATGCGCAGACGTCACGTCAAATCGGGATTCATGCACTGGAATTGTTCCAGTCAGGCGACCGGATCCTAACGATTTGTAATGCTGGGTCGATTGCGACCGCTGCTTATGGAACGGCACTTGCGCCGTTCTACATCGCAAAAGAACGCGGCATCGAATTATCCGTTTTTGCGAGTGAGACGCGACCGTTACTGCAGGGAGCACGGCTGACGACATGGGAGCTGCAACGTGCCGGGATCGATGTCACGTTAATTACGGACAACATGGTCGCTCACACGCTGAAAGAAAAACAGATCGATGCGATCATCGTCGGTGCCGACCGCATTACACGAAACGGAGATACGGCGAATAAAATCGGGACGTTCCAATTGGCATTGCTCGCGCAAGCTTTTGGTATTCCGTTTTACGTCGCAGCACCGCTCTCAACATTTGACTTCTCGCTCGTTTCCGGAGACGCGATCGAAATCGAAGAACGTGATCCGCAGGAAGTGACGACTGTCCAAGGTATTGCGACAGCACCGGAAGGCGTCGCCGTCTTCAACCCAGCGTTTGATGTCACACCACACACCTTAATCACAGGCATCATTACCGAACTTGGTGTCATCACGCAACCGAATGAAGAAACGATTGAACAATTAACAGGGCTTCAACCCCTCGGATAA
- a CDS encoding AAA family ATPase, translated as MRTYTKEIQAIIDNVEKVIIGKEDVITQSLAALLAGGHVLLEDVPGVGKTMLVRAFSRSIGLTFKRVQFTPDLLPSDLTGVSMYNQKTSQFEYRPGPLMGNIVLADEINRTSPKTQSALLEGMAEANVTVDGEIHTLPNPFFVMATQNPIEHEGTYPLPEAQLDRFLVKVKMGYPDFHQEMKLLTRFERDEPIETLEAVIGREQLLQMKEEVKNVHVSQPVKKYIVHLVQATRTNGSLYLGASPRSSIALMKVAQAWAYMEGRSFVLPDDVKHLLIPVLSHRLILTADARYHGQSSERILEQIKKEVAVPIQQDVESL; from the coding sequence ATGCGAACATACACTAAGGAGATTCAAGCGATTATCGACAACGTAGAGAAAGTCATCATCGGTAAGGAAGATGTCATCACACAATCATTGGCAGCACTACTAGCGGGCGGTCACGTCCTATTAGAAGACGTACCGGGAGTCGGGAAGACGATGCTCGTCCGTGCGTTCAGCCGATCGATCGGGTTGACCTTCAAACGTGTTCAGTTCACGCCAGACCTACTTCCGTCGGATTTGACGGGTGTATCGATGTATAACCAGAAAACAAGCCAATTCGAATATAGACCGGGTCCTCTAATGGGGAACATCGTCTTAGCCGATGAGATCAACCGAACATCACCGAAAACTCAATCTGCCTTACTCGAGGGAATGGCGGAAGCGAACGTCACCGTCGATGGTGAGATTCATACGCTTCCGAATCCCTTTTTCGTCATGGCGACACAAAACCCGATTGAACACGAAGGAACGTATCCGTTACCAGAAGCACAACTCGACCGTTTCCTCGTCAAAGTCAAAATGGGTTATCCTGATTTCCACCAAGAAATGAAGCTGCTGACACGTTTCGAACGGGATGAACCAATTGAAACGCTCGAAGCGGTGATTGGTCGCGAGCAATTGCTCCAGATGAAAGAAGAAGTCAAGAACGTCCATGTCTCACAGCCTGTCAAAAAATATATCGTCCATCTCGTCCAAGCGACCCGGACGAACGGTTCACTTTATCTCGGCGCAAGTCCCCGTTCTTCGATTGCCTTGATGAAAGTCGCGCAAGCATGGGCATACATGGAAGGGCGCAGTTTCGTCTTACCGGATGATGTCAAACATCTCTTGATTCCGGTCCTGTCACACCGCTTGATTTTGACAGCGGACGCGCGTTATCACGGTCAATCGTCTGAACGGATTTTAGAACAAATCAAAAAAGAGGTTGCTGTACCCATCCAACAAGACGTGGAGTCCCTATGA